Sequence from the Mesorhizobium sp. PAMC28654 genome:
CGTCCACCGCACACGCTCTCGACATAGACGCCAAGCTGGCGCGCGGCATCCAGCACAGGCGTGCCGACCGGAAAGCGCCCGCGCTTGCCCGACGGCATGAACAGCACGAGCGGATCGGTGATGTTGGCGGGAGAATTCATGCTGTGGGTCTCGATAACAATTGTCGATGCCGTTTAACGGATCGTTTCACTATTGGGCGGAGTGTCTGATGGTCCAGAGGCCAATCACGTCCGATCTCCTCCTGTCCGCGGTATTGACTGCTTTCACCATGGTACGCCTGCTGAGGGGCCCATGGCTGCGAAATCCGCAATATCTGGCGTCCGGTATCGTCGGGGCGATTGTCGGTGTCCTGCTGCTCCACGGCATCTGGCCGGCGGCCGACGATGACTTCATCGTCGGGGGAGTGACCGGCATTTTCGGATCGTGGGCGGGAATGGCCGTCTTCGACACCATTCTGGGCATGGCCTGACCGCAACACACACCGGACCGACGGCACTAACAGCACGGTCGGACCAGTGAGGTTGGCGGGAGATTTCACGATTGCGCGCTTACCCCCGGCCCATCCGGGCTTCACGTCCGCCGCGCCTGCGGCCGCCATTGCTGGCGCCGTCGCCCGGCGCATTGACCGCGGTCGGAGCCGCAATCGCCTGGCCGCCTTCGGACGGCTTGTAGTCCTTGTAGGTCCTGATCCAGTTGGTGCAGTTCTCGTCGGTGCCGTTCAGCACATTGGCGCCGCGCACGGCTTCCATCTCCTGCGGACGCACCGGGTTCATGATCGCCGAGGTCATGCCGGCGCCGATCACCATCGGGATGAAGGCGGCGTTGATGCCGTGGCGGTGCGGCAAGCCGAACGAGATGTTGGAGAGGCCGCAGGTGGTGTTGACCTTCAGCTCTTCGCGCAGGCGGCGCAGCAGCGCGAACACCTGGCGGCCGGCGTCGCCCAGCGCGCCGATCGGCATGACCAGCGGATCGACGACGACGTCGTGCGCGGGGATGCCGAAATCGGCGCAGCGCTGTACGATCTTCTTGGCGACGGCGAAGCGCACGTCCGGATCCATCGAAATGCCGGTCTCGTCATTGGAGATGGCGACGACCGGGACATTGTACTTCTTGATCAGCGGCAGGATGGCCTCGAGCTTCTCTTCCTCGCCGGTGACGGAGTTGACCAGCGGACGGCCCTTGGCGACCTTCAGCGCCGCTTCGATCGCGGCGGTGACCGAGCTATCAATCGAGAGCGGCAGGTCGACCAGCCCCTGTACGATCTCCAGCGTCTGAACCAGCAGGCCCGGCTCGGTCTCATTCGGGTTAACCGAGGTAACGCCAGCGTTGACGTCGAGCATGGTCGCGCCGCAGGCGGCCTGTTCCAGCGCGTCCCTGATCACGGTCTCGAAATTGCCGGCGATCATCTCGGCGGCCAGCTTCTTGCGGCCGGTCGGGTTGATGCGCTCGCCAATCACGCAGAAGGGCTGGTCGAAG
This genomic interval carries:
- a CDS encoding methyltetrahydrofolate cobalamin methyltransferase, producing the protein MTRTIVASATREIIIGFDQPFCVIGERINPTGRKKLAAEMIAGNFETVIRDALEQAACGATMLDVNAGVTSVNPNETEPGLLVQTLEIVQGLVDLPLSIDSSVTAAIEAALKVAKGRPLVNSVTGEEEKLEAILPLIKKYNVPVVAISNDETGISMDPDVRFAVAKKIVQRCADFGIPAHDVVVDPLVMPIGALGDAGRQVFALLRRLREELKVNTTCGLSNISFGLPHRHGINAAFIPMVIGAGMTSAIMNPVRPQEMEAVRGANVLNGTDENCTNWIRTYKDYKPSEGGQAIAAPTAVNAPGDGASNGGRRRGGREARMGRG